In one Candidatus Woesearchaeota archaeon genomic region, the following are encoded:
- a CDS encoding acetylornithine/succinylornithine family transaminase, translating to MTLFEEEKKYLMHTYNRYPLALQSGNGCKVYDFAGKAYLDFLGGIACTPLGHNHPAIKNAVLDAHGLTNVSNLFYTENQVKLAKALVEISGLQNCFLSNSGTEANECALKLAIVHTKKHEFIACKNAFHGRTFGSLSATYDKKYRSKFKPLVSRFTFVDYGDAAKIEKAITSKTAAVLIEPIQGEAGIIVPPPQYLKEVLDICEQKGVLLILDEVQSGNGRTGTYFEYEAHGIKPHIVTTAKGLANGLPIGATLARGLDFEPGDHASTFGGNSFCSAVALHVIETITKEGLMENAVKQGNRMQEEIRKMKKKEVKEVRGKGLMIGIELKKNAKEKVSQFMEKGIIINVAHEKTIRLLPPLIVSEEDVNTFLNVFNEVVQ from the coding sequence ATGACTCTTTTTGAAGAAGAAAAAAAATACCTTATGCATACCTATAATAGATATCCTTTAGCGCTTCAGTCAGGAAATGGATGCAAAGTATATGATTTTGCTGGTAAAGCGTATCTGGACTTTTTAGGAGGAATAGCATGTACCCCATTAGGCCATAATCATCCCGCAATAAAAAACGCAGTATTGGACGCGCATGGTTTGACAAATGTCAGTAATCTGTTTTATACGGAAAATCAGGTCAAACTTGCGAAAGCGCTTGTAGAGATTTCTGGATTGCAAAACTGTTTCTTGAGCAATAGTGGGACAGAAGCAAATGAATGCGCACTAAAGTTAGCGATCGTCCATACAAAAAAACACGAATTCATTGCATGTAAAAATGCATTTCATGGGAGAACATTTGGAAGTCTTTCCGCAACGTATGATAAAAAATACAGAAGCAAGTTCAAACCGCTTGTTTCTCGATTCACCTTCGTTGATTATGGAGATGCCGCAAAAATAGAAAAAGCAATAACCTCTAAAACAGCAGCTGTTCTAATAGAACCAATACAAGGCGAAGCAGGCATCATCGTTCCTCCTCCACAGTATCTTAAAGAGGTGCTTGACATATGCGAGCAAAAAGGTGTTTTATTGATATTGGATGAAGTGCAATCTGGAAATGGTCGAACAGGAACGTATTTTGAATATGAAGCGCATGGAATAAAACCGCACATAGTAACGACTGCAAAAGGGTTGGCAAATGGGCTCCCCATTGGCGCAACACTTGCCAGAGGACTTGATTTTGAACCAGGAGATCACGCGTCAACATTTGGAGGAAATTCTTTTTGTAGCGCAGTCGCGCTGCATGTTATCGAGACAATAACAAAAGAAGGATTGATGGAAAACGCGGTAAAACAAGGAAATCGCATGCAAGAAGAGATAAGAAAAATGAAAAAGAAGGAGGTAAAGGAAGTACGAGGAAAAGGATTGATGATTGGTATTGAGTTAAAAAAAAACGCAAAAGAAAAAGTTTCCCAATTCATGGAAAAAGGAATAATTATAAATGTGGCGCATGAAAAAACAATACGGCTCCTTCCTCCATTAATCGTTAGTGAAGAGGACGTCAACACATTCCTCAACGTCTTTAACGAGGTCGTCCAATGA
- the metG gene encoding methionine--tRNA ligase yields the protein MKSHAHEKKHTERILITAALPYANGSIHLGHMVEYIQADIYSRAMKLFGKHAVFVCADDTHGAPIEIKATSLGMKPEQLIDKYYKEHTKDFADFGVLFDSYYSTNSPENKTYSDFIFTKLKEAGHIYTKEIPVIYCEHCKRFLPDRYVKGTCPKCHAPDQYGDVCEKCSSTHKTTDLINPKCATCGKTPVPKTSEHYFFKLSVYEDKLRHFFKTADVQPEIVNSVSNWLGELQDWCISRDGPYFGFKIPGEENKYYYVWLDAPVGYIASTAHYCKTSGEKVADYWNTKDTKVIHFIGKDIIYFHFLFWPSMLMTAGFQLPSKIMVHGFLTVNKEKMSKSRGTFITARHYLDHLNPEYLRFYYAAHLSPTVTDLDLDLAQFKERVNSELIGNIANFCYRVLSFAAKNFDGKVGSFHEPAVADEIIALRELTSTVKMNYEQMNFKDALSGILAFSSVGNKYFQQNEPWKLIKEDASKTKDIISFCTLLIKDLSILLAPILPTFSSALQKQLGVSSLTWNDLSFVPEDFVLSDVVPLIQKIEEEHKALIVQEPTKREEKKQEKKEFPKTEAQGFPLLLKVGKILSVEEHPNAEKLYVETIDLGDGDVRTIVSGIRSWYKKEDLVGKHVIVVANLKPAKLRGVMSAGMILAAEHDGKLEVLEAPKSAAGDLAFFGSETSAPQQIQYNDFAKLSILVSHKTVVCDGKKLQTHKETIHCSLPDGVKVE from the coding sequence ATGAAATCGCATGCGCATGAAAAAAAGCATACAGAGAGAATTCTTATCACCGCAGCACTCCCTTACGCAAACGGCTCTATTCATCTTGGTCATATGGTGGAATACATTCAAGCGGATATTTATTCTCGCGCGATGAAACTGTTTGGCAAACACGCTGTTTTTGTCTGCGCAGATGACACCCACGGCGCGCCCATCGAGATCAAGGCAACTTCTTTAGGGATGAAACCAGAACAGCTCATTGACAAATATTACAAAGAGCATACGAAAGACTTTGCTGATTTTGGTGTTTTGTTCGATAGTTATTACTCGACAAATTCTCCTGAAAATAAAACATACAGCGATTTTATTTTCACAAAACTCAAAGAAGCGGGACATATTTACACCAAAGAAATTCCTGTTATTTACTGTGAACATTGCAAGCGTTTTTTACCTGATCGTTACGTGAAAGGAACATGCCCTAAATGTCACGCGCCAGATCAATATGGAGATGTCTGCGAAAAATGTAGCAGCACGCACAAAACAACAGACCTCATTAATCCCAAATGCGCGACGTGCGGTAAAACTCCTGTTCCAAAAACCTCTGAACATTATTTTTTCAAACTCAGCGTGTATGAAGATAAGTTGCGGCATTTCTTTAAGACAGCGGATGTGCAGCCTGAGATTGTGAACTCTGTCAGCAATTGGTTGGGAGAGTTGCAGGATTGGTGCATTAGCAGAGATGGCCCTTACTTTGGGTTCAAAATTCCTGGTGAAGAAAACAAATATTATTATGTCTGGCTTGACGCGCCTGTGGGCTACATTGCTTCTACTGCGCACTATTGCAAAACTTCTGGGGAGAAGGTTGCTGATTATTGGAATACTAAAGACACAAAGGTTATTCACTTTATCGGTAAGGATATTATTTATTTTCACTTTCTTTTTTGGCCATCCATGTTGATGACTGCAGGATTTCAGCTTCCTTCCAAAATTATGGTCCATGGATTCTTGACAGTGAACAAAGAAAAAATGTCAAAGAGCAGAGGGACATTCATTACTGCCCGACATTATTTAGATCACTTGAATCCAGAATATTTGCGTTTTTATTACGCAGCGCATTTGTCTCCAACAGTCACTGATCTTGATCTTGATTTAGCGCAGTTTAAAGAGCGAGTCAACAGCGAACTTATAGGGAACATCGCGAACTTTTGCTATCGTGTGTTAAGTTTTGCCGCGAAGAACTTTGACGGGAAAGTTGGTTCTTTCCATGAACCTGCTGTTGCTGATGAGATTATCGCGCTTCGTGAACTTACTTCTACTGTTAAAATGAATTATGAACAGATGAATTTCAAAGACGCGCTTTCGGGAATTTTGGCGTTTAGTTCTGTTGGAAATAAATATTTCCAGCAAAACGAACCGTGGAAACTGATTAAGGAAGATGCTTCGAAAACGAAAGACATTATTTCCTTTTGCACGCTGCTGATTAAAGATTTGAGTATTTTGCTTGCGCCGATTTTACCGACGTTTAGCTCTGCACTCCAAAAGCAGTTGGGTGTTTCTTCGTTGACCTGGAATGATCTTTCTTTTGTTCCTGAAGACTTTGTTCTTTCAGATGTTGTCCCGCTCATTCAGAAGATTGAAGAAGAGCACAAAGCGCTTATTGTCCAAGAGCCTACGAAAAGAGAAGAGAAAAAGCAAGAGAAAAAGGAGTTTCCAAAAACTGAAGCACAAGGATTCCCTCTGCTCCTCAAAGTAGGAAAAATTCTTTCTGTTGAAGAACATCCTAACGCAGAAAAATTGTACGTTGAAACCATTGATCTTGGGGATGGCGATGTTCGCACGATTGTTTCTGGTATTCGCTCTTGGTACAAAAAAGAAGATCTTGTCGGAAAGCACGTGATTGTTGTCGCAAATCTCAAGCCAGCGAAACTTCGCGGAGTCATGAGCGCAGGCATGATTTTAGCGGCAGAACATGATGGAAAATTGGAGGTTCTTGAAGCGCCAAAGAGTGCTGCGGGAGATCTTGCTTTCTTTGGTTCTGAGACTTCTGCACCGCAGCAAATTCAATATAATGATTTTGCGAAACTTTCAATTCTTGTCTCTCACAAAACTGTTGTTTGTGATGGCAAAAAACTACAGACACACAAAGAAACCATACATTGTTCTTTGCCTGATGGAGTAAAGGTAGAATAA
- the argC gene encoding N-acetyl-gamma-glutamyl-phosphate reductase → MIKVGILGASGYSGNELVQILVAHKKVEIVFAQSKNNKGKRVSDVYKDSNINLKYQDPSLDEINKADIVFLALPKEEAAAVIPNLKKVIIDLSPSQRFNPQYVYGLPEAHFDQIKKASYIANPGCYATACILGILPLLKERVLKEHVRAIAFDCKSGYSGGGRTNKYEYEENVIPYALTTHYQYPEIGKFVSKPYSFTPHVVDAFRGLIATIHVFGVFNEQQEEIEAKYKTFYEKAPCVKIISEVPTYMHVKNTPYCIIGGIHKAKDHLIVISAIDNLLKGAASQAVENMNIRFGFKQEEGLL, encoded by the coding sequence ATGATAAAAGTTGGAATACTTGGCGCTTCAGGGTATAGCGGGAATGAATTAGTACAAATATTAGTGGCGCATAAGAAAGTTGAGATTGTGTTTGCGCAAAGTAAAAACAATAAAGGAAAGAGAGTCAGCGATGTCTATAAAGATTCCAACATCAATCTGAAATATCAAGATCCAAGTCTCGATGAGATAAATAAAGCAGACATTGTTTTTCTCGCATTGCCAAAAGAGGAAGCAGCCGCAGTTATCCCCAACCTAAAAAAAGTCATCATTGATCTCAGTCCCAGTCAGCGATTTAATCCGCAGTATGTGTACGGCTTGCCTGAAGCGCATTTTGATCAAATAAAAAAAGCATCGTATATTGCAAATCCAGGATGTTACGCAACAGCGTGTATTTTAGGAATTTTACCGCTTCTCAAAGAGCGTGTACTCAAAGAGCATGTCCGCGCAATTGCTTTTGATTGTAAGAGCGGCTATTCTGGTGGAGGAAGAACAAATAAATATGAGTATGAAGAGAACGTGATTCCATACGCACTTACTACTCATTATCAATATCCAGAAATTGGAAAGTTTGTTTCAAAACCATATTCCTTTACTCCTCATGTGGTGGACGCGTTCCGTGGACTCATTGCAACAATCCATGTGTTTGGTGTTTTCAATGAACAACAGGAGGAGATAGAAGCAAAATACAAAACATTTTACGAAAAAGCGCCTTGTGTAAAAATAATCAGCGAGGTACCAACATATATGCATGTAAAAAACACTCCTTATTGCATTATTGGGGGAATACATAAAGCAAAAGATCATCTAATAGTAATCAGCGCAATTGATAATCTCCTCAAAGGAGCAGCTTCGCAGGCAGTAGAAAATATGAATATTCGCTTTGGGTTTAAGCAGGAGGAAGGGTTACTATGA
- a CDS encoding MFS transporter, whose translation MTAATTTHTPPDDRKTLEKDLRAILLECRAASITQNIAEKFLVPFALFLQASAFSIGLLSTLPQLLGALTQLFSVKVLHTFPDRKKVIVKFLLYQSLLWLPLFLIPLLFPTLGIVALIISYCIYYMLGGFFNPAWISWLVYIVPEHARGKFFGRKNQTAGRFGFFAATLGGYLLSVLSDINLWVAYGILFFVAFISKLLSLLYILRIHESEEVKKIPSFEGVTFQDFLRHIYETSFGQYVLYMCLMSFAVNLAAPFFTPYMLHTVAEGGLGFSYLQFTIMIAIGASGGFLVFRHWGSLSDRFGNKRVLVFTGFLIPFVPLLWLFSSNFYYLLIVELFSGVIWAGFNLTTANYVFDLVGSKYRMIYNAYYNVMTTVAVFIGALAGSGLHVVSLLLGIHDITFLFSVSFLFRFAIALFFFTKLKELREVEGYHFFYELAIRPMQGFAHGSVQYIRDGFTHFKKKHIVDILKMERYIENVEDEFERDGKKKEEEKNEKLSTKRTEKRKV comes from the coding sequence ATGACTGCGGCAACGACGACTCATACTCCTCCCGATGATAGAAAAACGCTTGAAAAAGATCTTCGCGCGATTCTCTTAGAATGCAGAGCAGCAAGCATTACCCAAAACATCGCTGAAAAATTCCTTGTCCCCTTCGCGCTGTTTTTACAGGCTTCTGCTTTTTCTATTGGTCTTCTTTCTACTCTTCCTCAGCTTCTCGGCGCTCTGACACAACTTTTCTCTGTCAAAGTCCTTCACACATTTCCCGATAGAAAAAAAGTTATTGTCAAATTTCTTTTGTATCAATCGCTTCTCTGGCTTCCGCTTTTTCTTATTCCACTTCTCTTTCCAACATTAGGTATTGTCGCGCTCATTATTTCTTATTGTATCTATTACATGCTTGGCGGTTTTTTCAACCCTGCATGGATTAGCTGGCTTGTCTATATTGTTCCTGAACACGCGCGCGGTAAATTCTTCGGAAGAAAAAATCAGACCGCCGGAAGGTTTGGTTTTTTCGCGGCAACTCTTGGGGGCTATCTGCTTTCTGTTCTTTCTGATATTAATTTATGGGTTGCGTATGGTATTCTCTTTTTTGTCGCGTTTATCTCGAAACTTCTTTCTCTTCTGTACATTCTTCGCATTCATGAAAGTGAAGAAGTCAAAAAAATTCCCTCTTTTGAAGGCGTTACCTTTCAGGATTTTCTTCGACATATCTATGAAACTTCTTTTGGTCAGTATGTTTTGTATATGTGCCTCATGAGTTTTGCGGTGAACCTTGCTGCTCCTTTTTTTACGCCCTACATGCTCCATACTGTCGCGGAAGGCGGCCTTGGGTTTTCTTATCTGCAGTTTACTATTATGATTGCCATTGGCGCGTCAGGAGGATTTCTTGTTTTTCGTCATTGGGGATCGCTTTCTGATCGTTTTGGCAATAAACGCGTGCTTGTGTTTACTGGTTTTCTCATTCCTTTTGTTCCTCTTCTTTGGCTCTTCTCTTCAAACTTTTATTACCTGCTTATCGTTGAGTTATTTTCTGGCGTTATTTGGGCAGGTTTTAACCTCACGACCGCAAACTATGTTTTTGATCTTGTGGGGAGTAAATACAGGATGATCTACAACGCGTATTACAACGTTATGACGACTGTCGCTGTCTTTATCGGCGCGCTTGCGGGTAGCGGTTTGCATGTTGTTTCTCTTTTGTTAGGGATTCATGATATCACTTTCCTGTTTTCTGTTTCCTTCCTGTTTCGCTTTGCCATCGCACTTTTCTTTTTTACAAAGCTCAAAGAATTGCGGGAGGTCGAAGGGTATCATTTCTTCTACGAACTCGCGATTCGACCTATGCAAGGATTCGCGCACGGAAGTGTTCAATATATTCGTGATGGTTTTACTCACTTTAAGAAAAAACACATTGTTGATATTCTGAAAATGGAACGGTATATTGAGAACGTTGAAGATGAATTTGAGCGAGATGGAAAGAAAAAAGAAGAAGAGAAAAACGAAAAACTCTCAACAAAAAGAACAGAGAAAAGAAAGGTTTAA
- a CDS encoding peptidylprolyl isomerase, with product MNQQGHKLHPGHDPHQIVRKGNYVSLHYVGKFADGTIFETTNAKPLRFMVGEHTTIQGLEEGVLGMKVGEKKRIIIPAEKAYGKHHKDLVQEIPLSKIPREITPSIGMVLKKEAKTGTMIYTKIIKINRESVIIDMNHPLAGKTLVFDVVVMGIQ from the coding sequence ATGAACCAACAAGGACATAAACTCCATCCAGGACACGACCCACATCAGATAGTGAGAAAAGGAAACTATGTCAGTCTCCATTATGTCGGAAAGTTTGCGGATGGAACTATCTTTGAAACAACAAATGCAAAACCACTTCGATTTATGGTCGGAGAACACACGACTATCCAGGGTTTGGAAGAAGGAGTTCTTGGAATGAAAGTTGGAGAGAAGAAGCGAATCATTATTCCCGCGGAGAAAGCGTATGGAAAACATCACAAAGATCTTGTTCAGGAAATTCCACTCAGCAAAATACCACGAGAAATAACACCTTCTATAGGAATGGTGCTCAAAAAAGAAGCGAAGACAGGAACAATGATTTACACAAAGATTATTAAAATAAATAGAGAAAGCGTGATCATTGACATGAATCATCCGCTCGCGGGAAAAACATTAGTCTTTGATGTAGTGGTGATGGGAATTCAGTAG
- the argH gene encoding argininosuccinate lyase: MKLWQKDYILNNEVEKFTVGNDPVLDQKLIPFDCEASIAHAKMLKEIGILKAEEEKLLIKGLQEIISLQKQGKFVIQKSDEDCHTAIENYLTKEYGDVGEKIHTGRSRNDQVLTALRLYEKDALKKIEKLLHELNKKLAALAKKEGETLLPGYTHMQKAMPTTIKMWLECFIASFSDSLIILQNTYTLIDASPLGTGTGYGIPVFSVNRKMTADLLGFGKIIENPIYAQMTRGKYEIAILHALTQIMYDINKFSTDLMLFTMNEFGYIELPSEFCTGSSVMPQKKNPDVLELLRGKYHIVLGEEYKVKSIVANLMSGYNRDMQLTKEPVMASLEIVEQGVVIMCLLIPNLKINREKCSAAMTSELYATEEAYALVKKGMPFRQAYKEIGKKYS; encoded by the coding sequence ATGAAACTTTGGCAAAAAGACTACATCCTTAACAATGAAGTGGAAAAATTTACTGTGGGGAATGATCCTGTCTTAGATCAAAAACTTATTCCTTTTGATTGTGAAGCGTCTATCGCGCACGCAAAAATGCTAAAGGAGATTGGAATTTTGAAAGCAGAAGAAGAAAAACTTCTGATTAAGGGATTACAAGAGATAATCTCGTTACAGAAACAAGGAAAATTTGTTATCCAGAAAAGTGACGAAGATTGTCATACCGCGATAGAAAATTATCTTACAAAAGAATATGGGGATGTCGGGGAAAAAATTCATACAGGCCGTTCCAGAAATGATCAAGTATTAACAGCATTGCGATTATATGAAAAAGACGCGTTGAAAAAGATTGAAAAGCTTCTTCACGAGTTGAATAAAAAACTAGCAGCGCTTGCAAAAAAAGAAGGAGAAACGCTGTTGCCAGGGTATACGCATATGCAAAAAGCAATGCCCACAACAATAAAGATGTGGCTGGAGTGTTTTATCGCTTCGTTTTCTGACTCCTTAATCATTCTTCAGAATACGTATACCCTTATTGACGCTTCTCCTTTGGGAACAGGAACGGGATATGGAATTCCTGTATTTTCAGTGAACAGGAAAATGACTGCTGATCTTCTGGGGTTTGGAAAAATTATTGAGAATCCAATCTATGCGCAAATGACACGCGGAAAGTATGAAATAGCAATTTTGCACGCGCTGACACAAATTATGTATGATATAAATAAATTTTCTACTGATCTCATGCTTTTTACTATGAATGAATTTGGGTATATTGAACTTCCCTCTGAATTTTGTACAGGAAGTTCTGTTATGCCACAAAAAAAGAATCCAGATGTTCTGGAATTATTGAGAGGGAAATATCATATTGTTTTAGGTGAAGAGTATAAGGTAAAGAGTATTGTCGCGAATCTTATGTCAGGGTATAATAGAGACATGCAACTGACAAAAGAGCCAGTTATGGCTTCTTTAGAAATAGTCGAACAGGGTGTAGTGATCATGTGTTTATTGATTCCAAATCTTAAAATCAATAGAGAAAAATGTAGTGCCGCAATGACGTCGGAACTGTATGCAACAGAAGAAGCATACGCACTAGTAAAAAAAGGAATGCCATTCAGGCAAGCGTATAAGGAGATAGGCAAGAAATATTCTTAA